GGCGACGATGGCGATGTTGCGAAGATTTTCGATAGACATGCGAAAGGGGGCCAGTCGGCGCCGGATTTGGAAAAAGAAGTCCATCATTATACGGCTTTGATGGCCAAACGCGAAAACAACCTTTGGCGCATTCAGGTAGCGCCCGCCGTTGGCGGGCACACGGGTACCTGAGGGCCGGCCAACGGCCGGCGCTACCGGGTGGGTTCGACCATGGTCAGGCGGGCTCCGCGCGCCCCTCCGGTGTATCCTTACGGGCTGACGACAACCCCCGAATATCAAGGATCCTCATGTCCCTCATCGCCACTTTCGACACCACCCAAGGCCCGATCAAGGTCGAGCTGTTCGCCGACAAGGCGCCGCTGACCGTCGCCAACTTCGTGAACCTGGTCCAGAAGGGCTTCTATGACGGCCTGATCTTCCACCGCGTGATCCCCGATTTCATGATCCAGGGCGGTTGCCCCAAGGGCCAGGGCACCGGCGGCCCGGGCTACAAGTTCGAAGACGAGAAGAACGGCGTGAAGCACCAGATTGGTTCGCTGTCCATGGCCAATGCCGGCCCGAACACCAACGGCAGCCAGTTCTTCATCACCCACATCAAGACCGACTGGCTGGACGGCAAGCACACCGTGTTCGGCCAGGTGCTGGATGGCCAGGCCATCGTGGACTCGGTCAAGCAGGGCGACGTGATCCATTCGATCACCCTGGAAGGTGACACCGACGCCGTCCTGGCCGCCCAGGCCGACCGCGTGGCCGAGTGGAACAAGCTGATCCCGGCCAAGTAATTCCCTTTCAACGGCCTCCCTCGCGGGAGGCCGTTGCGCATTTCCGGCCGCCCCGCCAGGTTTCTCCCCGCCCGGTGGCCACTCCCACACAGCTTCTTAGCAGAGGAAATCCCCATGAAAGCACCTGTTCGTGTTGCCGTGACCGGCGCCGCCGGCCAGATCGGCTACGCCCTGCTGTTCCGCATCGCCTCCGGCGAAATGCTGGGCAAGGACCAGCCGGTCATCCTGCAGCTGCTCGAGCTGCCGGTCGACAAGGCCCAGGCCGCCCTGCGCGGCGTGATGATGGAACTGGAAGACTGCGCGTTCCCGCTGCTGGCCGGCATGGTCGGCACCGATGACGCCGAAGTGGCGTTCAAGGACGCCGACATCGCCCTGCTGGTCGGCGCGCGTCCGCGCGGCCCGGGCATGGAGCGCAAGGACCTGCTGCTGGAAAACGCCAAGATCTTCACCGCGCAGGGCGCGGCGCTGAACAAGGTCGCCAGCCGCAACGTGAAGGTGCTGGTCGTCGGCAACCCGGCCAACACCAATGCCTACATCGCCATGAAGTCGGCGCCGGACCTGAACCCGCGCAACTTCACCGCCATGCTGCGCCTGGACCACAACCGTGCGCTGAGCCAGCTGTCGTCCAAGCTGGGCAAGTCGGTGGGTGGCATCGAGAAGCTGGTCGTGTGGGGCAACCACAGCCCGACCATGTACCCGGACTACCGTTTCGCCACCGCCGACGGTGCCTCCGTCGCCGATGCGATCAACGACCAGGAATGGAATGCCGGTACCTTCATTCCGACCGTGGGCAAGCGCGGCGCGGCGATCATCGAAGCCCGTGGCTCGTCCTCGGCTGCGTCGGCCGCCAATGCCGCCATCGACCACGTGCGCGACTGGGTGCTGGGCAGCAACGGCAAGTGGGTCACCATGGGCGTGCCGTCCGACGGCTCCTATGGCATCCCGGAAGGCGTGATCTTCGGCTTCGCGGTGACCACCGAAAACGGTGAGTACACCCTGGTCAAGGATCTGCCGGTCGACGACTTCAGCCAGAAGTACATCGACAAGACCCTGGCCGAGCTGGAAGAAGAGCGCAGCGGCGTGGCCCACCTGCTGGGTTGATTCCTTGGTCGGTACGCATTGAAAAACGCCGGGCTTGCCCGGCGTTTTTTTTGTGCCGCTACCCGGCGCGCAACCGCCCTGCATCTTTCGCCGGCGGCGCGCCGAATACGCGGAGGTAGTCGCGGCTGAACTGCGAGGGGCTTTCGTAGCCGACGCGGAAGCCGGCGCTGGCCGCGTCCAGTGCATCGCCCACCATCAACCGGCGCGCCTCCTGCAGGCGCAGGCGGGTGCGGAACTCCAGCGGGCTCAGCGTGGTGATCGCCTTGAAGTGCTGGTGGAAACTGGAGCGGCTCATGCCGGCCACCTCGGCGACCTGTTCGATCCGGCACGGCTGGTGGAAGTTCGTCTTGATCCACGCGATGGCGCGGGCGATCTGGTTGAGCCGGCTGTCGGCCTGCGCGATGTGGCGCAGGATCCCGCCACCGGGCCCCTGCAGCAGCCGGTACAGCAGTTCGCGCACGGTCAGGGGCGCCAGCGCGTCGATATCAGACGGTGCGTCCAGCAGCGCCAGCAGGCGAACCGCAGCATCCAGCAGTTCCGGGCTGGTGCGGTTGAGCGACAGCCCGCTGGCGGGCGCCGGCGCCGGCGCGGCCGGGTGGGCGAGGGCGAGTTCGGACAACGTGGCCATGTCCAGATCCAGCTGCAGGCACAGATAGGGCCGTTCGGGACTGGCCTGGATCACCGAGCCCATCACCGGCAGATCCACCGAGGCGATCAGGTAATGCTGCGGGTCATAGCGGTACGAGGTCGCGCCCAGGTGCGCCTGTTTGACGCCTTGGCCGACCAGGCACACGGTGGGTTCGTAGATCACCGGCATGGGCAGCGTCGGCGATGCGGCGCGGATCAGCGTGACCCCCGGCAGTGCGACGGCATGCATGCCGTCGGACGGCGCGTGGCGGTCCAGCAGGGCAACGAAGGCAGCGAGTCGGTCCATGCCGTTGGATGGTACAGGCCGACCGGCGCGGGGCGCGTGGGAGATGGACGATCGTGCAAGCCTGCCGGACGCACAGGCTATCGCCTCGCGGAGCCGCCGCCGGAAGATTCCCGGCACTTCCCTGGCGCGAGGCCCTGCCGATGACCACCACCGCCCTCAATCACTACCGCCTGCTCGGACGATCCGGCCTGCGCGTGTCGCCGCTCTCGTTGGGCACCATGACCTTCGGTGCCGACTGGGGCTGGGGCGCCGACGACGCCGAGGCCGCGCGCATCTTCGATGCGTATGTCGAGCGTGGCGGCAACTTCATCGACACCGCCGTGAACTACACCAACGGCAGCGCCGAACGCATCCTCGGCAGGCTGATCAAGGCCATGCGCGAACGCATCGTGCTCGCCACCAAGTTCACCATGGCGCGCGAGGCGGGCAATCCCAATGCCGGTGGCAACCACCGCCTCAACCTGGTGCGCTCCGTGGAAACCAGCCTGCGCCAGCTCGATACCGATCGTGTCGACCTGCTGTACCTGCACGCGTGGGACTTCACGACATCGCCGCAGGAGGTGATGCGTGCGCTCGACGATCTGGTCCGCGCGGGCAAGGTGCTTTACCTGGGCATCTGCAACACGCCGGCATGGCGCGTGGCGCAGATGCAGACCCTGGCCGACCTGCGCGGCTGGTCGCCGTTCGTCGCGCTGCAGATCGAGTACAGCCTGCTCGAGCGTACCGTGGAGCACGAGTTGATGCCGATGGCCGAAGCGCTCGGTCTCGGCGTGCTGCCCTGGTCGCCGCTGGGCGGCGGGGTGCTCACCGGCAAGTACAGCCGCGCGGATCTGACCGACGACAATGCCGCCGACGTATCGCCCACGCGCAAGGGCGTGATCGCGTCCACCGGGCACCTAACCGGGCGCGCCCTGGATATCGCCGACGTGGTCGGTGTTATCGCCGGGGAGCTGGGTGCCAGCCGTTCGCAGGTCGCCCTGGCCTGGACGCTGCGGCATCCGGCCGTGGTCTCGCCGGTCATGGGCGCGCGCACCCTGGCGCAGTTCCAGGACAATATCGGTGCGCTGGACATCGTGTTCAGTGATGCGCAGCTGCAACGCCTGGACGCGGCGAGCGCGCCGGCACCGATCTTCCCCGCGCGTTTCATCGCACGGCCGATGGCGCAGCAGCTGATCAGTGGTGGAAGCCGGATCCGGAGCCGGTAGCACCGGGCCCTCCTACGACCAAGGTCGGACGGCCGGTCCATCGCCATCGGACTATGCTCGATCCCATGACTTTGTCTGGGAGGGCTGTCATGCGTTATGAAGAGGTTTACCGTCGGTCGGTGGAGGAACCCGAAGCGTTCTGGGCCGAGGAAGCGCACCGGATCTACTGGCATGTACCGCCGCAGCAGGTCCTGGATTACAGCAACCCGCCATTCCGGCGCTGGTACGTGGGGGGCCAGACCAACCTCTGCTACAACGCGGTGGACCGGCACCTGGCCGAGCGCCCCGACCAGCTGGCGCTGGTGGCCATTTCCACCGAGACCAACGTCACCCGCGAAATCACCTACCGCGAGCTGTACCGCGAAGTGAATGCGTTCGCCGCCGTGCTGCAGCGGCTGGATGTGCAGCGCGGCGACCGCGTGGTGATCTACATGCCGAACATGGCCGAGGCGGTCTTCGCCATGCTGGCCTGCGCCCGCATCGGCGCCATCCACTCGGTGGTGTTCGGTGGGTTTGCCGCGCACAACCTGGCGCTGCGCATCGACGATGCCGCGCCCAAGCTGCTGATCGCCGCCGATGCCGGCAAGCGCGGCGGCAAGGTGATTCCATACAAGGCGATGGTGGATGCGGCCTGCGCCGAAGCGCAGTCGCCGCCGCCGCACGTGCTGATCGTCTCGCGCGGGCTGGACCCGGCCGAGCCGAAGGTGCCGGGCCGTGACGTCGACTACGCGACCCTGCGCGACGAAGTCGGCGACCAGGACGTGCCGGTGGTGTGGCTGGAATCAAGCGAACCCAGCTACCTGCTGTACACCTCCGGCACCACCGGCAAGCCCAAGGGTGTGCAGCGCGACGTGGGCGGCTATGCGGTGGCGATGGCGCAGTCCATGGAAACCGTGTTCGACTGCAAGCCGGGCCAGGTGATGTTCTCCACCTCGGACGTCGGCTGGGCGGTGGGGCATTCCTATAACGTCTACGGCCCTCTGATCGGCGGCTGCACCTCGCTGTTGTACGAAGGGCTGCCCACCAACCCGGATCCGGGCATCTGGTGGGCGCTGTGCGAGCAGTACGGCGTTCGCACGTTGTTCTCGTCGCCGACCGCGATCCGTGTGCTGAAGAAGCACGATGCCGACTTCATCCGACGCCATGACCTCGATGCACTCAGGTACGTGTTCCTTGCCGGCGAGCCACTGGACGAGCCGACCGCGCACTGGATCAACGATGCGCTGGGCAAGCCGATCATCGACAACTACTGGCAGACCGAAACCGGCTGGCCGGCGCTGACCCTGCTGCCGGGCGTGGACCTCAAGCCGGTGCGTTTCGGTTCGCCGGGCTTCCCCAACCTCGGTTACCGCATGAAGGTGATCGATGAGAACACCGGCGCCGAAGTGCAGGCCGGGCAGAAGGGCGTGCTG
This is a stretch of genomic DNA from Stenotrophomonas rhizophila. It encodes these proteins:
- a CDS encoding aldo/keto reductase → MTTTALNHYRLLGRSGLRVSPLSLGTMTFGADWGWGADDAEAARIFDAYVERGGNFIDTAVNYTNGSAERILGRLIKAMRERIVLATKFTMAREAGNPNAGGNHRLNLVRSVETSLRQLDTDRVDLLYLHAWDFTTSPQEVMRALDDLVRAGKVLYLGICNTPAWRVAQMQTLADLRGWSPFVALQIEYSLLERTVEHELMPMAEALGLGVLPWSPLGGGVLTGKYSRADLTDDNAADVSPTRKGVIASTGHLTGRALDIADVVGVIAGELGASRSQVALAWTLRHPAVVSPVMGARTLAQFQDNIGALDIVFSDAQLQRLDAASAPAPIFPARFIARPMAQQLISGGSRIRSR
- a CDS encoding peptidylprolyl isomerase, whose translation is MSLIATFDTTQGPIKVELFADKAPLTVANFVNLVQKGFYDGLIFHRVIPDFMIQGGCPKGQGTGGPGYKFEDEKNGVKHQIGSLSMANAGPNTNGSQFFITHIKTDWLDGKHTVFGQVLDGQAIVDSVKQGDVIHSITLEGDTDAVLAAQADRVAEWNKLIPAK
- a CDS encoding malate dehydrogenase; translation: MKAPVRVAVTGAAGQIGYALLFRIASGEMLGKDQPVILQLLELPVDKAQAALRGVMMELEDCAFPLLAGMVGTDDAEVAFKDADIALLVGARPRGPGMERKDLLLENAKIFTAQGAALNKVASRNVKVLVVGNPANTNAYIAMKSAPDLNPRNFTAMLRLDHNRALSQLSSKLGKSVGGIEKLVVWGNHSPTMYPDYRFATADGASVADAINDQEWNAGTFIPTVGKRGAAIIEARGSSSAASAANAAIDHVRDWVLGSNGKWVTMGVPSDGSYGIPEGVIFGFAVTTENGEYTLVKDLPVDDFSQKYIDKTLAELEEERSGVAHLLG
- a CDS encoding AraC family transcriptional regulator; the encoded protein is MDRLAAFVALLDRHAPSDGMHAVALPGVTLIRAASPTLPMPVIYEPTVCLVGQGVKQAHLGATSYRYDPQHYLIASVDLPVMGSVIQASPERPYLCLQLDLDMATLSELALAHPAAPAPAPASGLSLNRTSPELLDAAVRLLALLDAPSDIDALAPLTVRELLYRLLQGPGGGILRHIAQADSRLNQIARAIAWIKTNFHQPCRIEQVAEVAGMSRSSFHQHFKAITTLSPLEFRTRLRLQEARRLMVGDALDAASAGFRVGYESPSQFSRDYLRVFGAPPAKDAGRLRAG
- the prpE gene encoding propionate--CoA ligase, yielding MRYEEVYRRSVEEPEAFWAEEAHRIYWHVPPQQVLDYSNPPFRRWYVGGQTNLCYNAVDRHLAERPDQLALVAISTETNVTREITYRELYREVNAFAAVLQRLDVQRGDRVVIYMPNMAEAVFAMLACARIGAIHSVVFGGFAAHNLALRIDDAAPKLLIAADAGKRGGKVIPYKAMVDAACAEAQSPPPHVLIVSRGLDPAEPKVPGRDVDYATLRDEVGDQDVPVVWLESSEPSYLLYTSGTTGKPKGVQRDVGGYAVAMAQSMETVFDCKPGQVMFSTSDVGWAVGHSYNVYGPLIGGCTSLLYEGLPTNPDPGIWWALCEQYGVRTLFSSPTAIRVLKKHDADFIRRHDLDALRYVFLAGEPLDEPTAHWINDALGKPIIDNYWQTETGWPALTLLPGVDLKPVRFGSPGFPNLGYRMKVIDENTGAEVQAGQKGVLVMVPPLPPGCMSTVWNDDDRFIQSYFSHFKELLYSSLDWAIRDEDGYTFILGRTDDVINVAGHRLGTREIEECISGHPLVAEAAVIGVKDELKGQVPLVFVTLKQAVDGDGSAVVAEMMKRVTDTLGAVARPAHIHLVNALPKTRSGKLLRRSLQALAEHRDPGDLSTLDDPGALDEIRRALGR